The proteins below come from a single Fusobacterium nucleatum genomic window:
- a CDS encoding beta-ketoacyl-ACP synthase III — protein MQGIGIKGMGYYVPENVFTNFDFEKIIDTSDEWIRTRTGIIERRFASKEQATSDLAYEAALKAIESAKIKKEDVDMIILATVTPDYFAQGAACIVQHKLGLKKIPCFDLNAACTGFIYGLEVAYSLVKSGLYKNVLVIGAETLSRIVDMQNRNTCVLFGDGAAAAIVGQVEEGYGFLGLSIGAEGEDDMILKIPAGGSKKPNTEETIKNRENFVVMKGQEVFKFAVSTLPKVTLDALEKAKIEVKDLSWVFPHQANSRIIEAAAKRMKFPIERFYMNLSRYGNTSSASVGIALGEAIEKGLVKKGDNIALTGFGGGLTYGSAIIKWAY, from the coding sequence ATGCAAGGCATTGGAATAAAAGGAATGGGATATTATGTGCCAGAAAATGTGTTTACAAATTTTGATTTTGAAAAAATAATAGACACAAGTGATGAATGGATAAGAACAAGAACTGGTATAATAGAAAGAAGGTTTGCTTCAAAAGAACAAGCAACTTCTGATTTAGCTTATGAGGCTGCTTTAAAAGCAATAGAAAGTGCTAAAATTAAAAAAGAAGATGTAGATATGATAATATTAGCAACTGTTACACCAGATTATTTTGCACAAGGTGCAGCTTGTATAGTACAACATAAATTGGGATTAAAAAAAATACCTTGTTTTGATTTAAATGCAGCTTGTACAGGTTTTATTTATGGGCTAGAAGTAGCATATTCACTGGTAAAATCAGGTTTGTATAAAAATGTACTTGTAATAGGAGCTGAAACTTTATCAAGAATAGTAGATATGCAAAATAGAAATACCTGTGTATTATTTGGAGATGGAGCAGCAGCAGCGATTGTTGGTCAAGTTGAAGAAGGATATGGTTTCCTAGGACTTTCAATAGGAGCAGAAGGTGAAGATGATATGATACTTAAAATTCCTGCAGGTGGAAGTAAAAAACCTAATACAGAAGAAACTATAAAAAATAGAGAAAATTTTGTTGTAATGAAGGGTCAAGAAGTATTTAAGTTTGCAGTTAGCACTTTACCAAAGGTAACATTAGATGCCTTAGAAAAAGCTAAAATAGAAGTTAAAGATTTATCTTGGGTATTTCCACATCAAGCAAATTCAAGAATTATAGAGGCGGCTGCTAAAAGAATGAAATTTCCTATTGAAAGATTCTATATGAATTTAAGTAGATATGGAAATACATCATCAGCTTCTGTTGGAATTGCATTAGGAGAAGCAATAGAAAAAGGACTGGTAAAGAAAGGAGATAACATTGCTTTAACTGGTTTTGGTGGAGGATTAACTTATGGTTCAGCAATTATAAAATGGGCCTATTAG
- the rnc gene encoding ribonuclease III, with translation MKNLLDLEHKLNYYFNDRNLLKNALLHKSLGNERKEYKNQNNERLELLGDAVLDLIVAEYLYKNYKNASEGTIAKLKAMIVSEPILAKISRQIGVGKFLMLSRGEVISGGRNRESILADSFEAILGAVYIDSNLDDARNFTLSHIKQYIDHIEENEDILDFKSILQEYVQKEFRTVPTYELVAERGPDHMKEFEIQVIVGNYREKAVAKNKKKAEQLSAKALCIKLGVNYHEAL, from the coding sequence ATGAAGAATCTATTAGATTTAGAACATAAACTAAACTACTACTTCAATGATAGAAATTTATTGAAAAATGCTCTTCTTCATAAATCACTTGGTAATGAAAGAAAAGAATATAAAAATCAAAACAATGAAAGACTAGAACTGCTGGGAGATGCAGTTCTAGATCTCATTGTAGCTGAATATTTATATAAAAATTATAAAAATGCTTCAGAGGGAACAATAGCAAAATTAAAAGCTATGATAGTTAGTGAGCCAATACTTGCAAAAATTTCTCGTCAAATAGGAGTTGGAAAATTTCTTATGTTAAGTAGAGGAGAAGTTATATCTGGTGGAAGAAATAGAGAATCAATACTTGCTGATTCATTTGAAGCTATATTAGGGGCAGTCTATATAGATTCTAATTTAGATGATGCAAGAAACTTTACTTTAAGCCATATAAAACAATATATAGACCATATAGAAGAAAATGAGGATATTTTGGATTTCAAAAGTATTTTACAAGAATATGTACAGAAAGAATTTAGAACAGTTCCAACTTATGAACTTGTAGCAGAAAGAGGACCTGACCATATGAAAGAATTTGAAATTCAAGTAATTGTTGGTAATTATAGAGAAAAAGCAGTTGCAAAGAATAAGAAAAAAGCAGAGCAATTATCAGCAAAGGCATTGTGTATAAAGTTGGGAGTAAATTACCATGAAGCATTATAA
- the plsX gene encoding phosphate acyltransferase PlsX: MKIALDAMSGDFAPISTVKGAIEALQEVEGLQIILVGKEGIIKEELKKYKYDTKRIEIKNADEVIEMTDDPVKAVREKKDSSMNVCIDLVKEKLAQASVSCGNTGALLASSQLKLKRIKGVLRPAIAVLFPNKKDHGTLFLDLGANSDSKPEFLNQFATMGSKYMEIFSGKKNPKVALLNIGEEETKGNELTRETYALLKENKDIDFYGNIESTKIMDGEVDVVVTDGYTGNILLKTTEGIGKFIFHIVKESIMESWISKLGALLVKGAIKKVKKKTEASEYGGAIFLGLGELSLKAHGNSDSRAIKNALKVASKFIELNFIEELRKTMEVE; this comes from the coding sequence ATGAAAATAGCCTTAGATGCTATGAGTGGAGATTTTGCTCCAATATCAACTGTGAAAGGTGCTATTGAAGCTTTACAAGAAGTTGAGGGACTACAAATAATTTTAGTTGGAAAGGAAGGTATCATAAAGGAAGAATTAAAAAAATATAAGTATGATACAAAGAGAATTGAAATAAAAAATGCTGATGAAGTTATTGAGATGACAGATGACCCTGTGAAAGCTGTGAGAGAGAAAAAAGATTCATCTATGAATGTCTGTATAGATTTAGTAAAAGAAAAGCTAGCTCAAGCTTCTGTTTCTTGTGGAAATACAGGTGCTCTTTTAGCTAGTAGTCAGTTGAAATTAAAAAGAATAAAGGGTGTTTTAAGACCAGCAATAGCGGTTTTATTTCCTAATAAAAAGGATCATGGAACTTTATTTTTGGATTTAGGTGCAAATTCAGATTCTAAACCAGAATTTTTAAATCAATTTGCTACAATGGGCTCAAAGTATATGGAAATATTTTCAGGTAAAAAAAATCCAAAAGTAGCACTTTTAAATATTGGTGAAGAAGAAACAAAGGGTAATGAGCTTACAAGAGAAACATATGCCTTATTAAAAGAAAATAAAGATATAGATTTTTATGGTAATATTGAAAGTACAAAAATTATGGATGGAGAGGTTGATGTAGTTGTAACTGATGGTTACACAGGAAACATATTATTAAAGACAACTGAGGGAATAGGTAAATTTATATTTCATATAGTTAAAGAATCTATAATGGAAAGTTGGATTTCAAAATTAGGTGCTCTTTTGGTTAAAGGAGCTATAAAAAAAGTTAAAAAGAAAACTGAAGCTTCTGAATATGGAGGAGCAATATTTTTAGGTTTAGGTGAACTTTCATTAAAAGCACATGGAAACTCTGATAGTAGAGCCATAAAAAATGCTTTAAAGGTTGCTAGTAAGTTTATTGAATTAAATTTTATTGAAGAACTTAGAAAGACTATGGAGGTAGAGTAA
- a CDS encoding DUF4304 domain-containing protein codes for MEELSTKEFNVIYKKYFKEYFDKPLKKDGYYKKGTITFYKINKLMMIETINFQRHYDRLTVNFGVAPLWCGALKGAMTIGGRINKFSKEKSHWRYQWWNIRNEEEIKNSMIEILELIQSGLYKWFTENDNEENIMESLKEAYFDKINEYMFLATAMAKFKRYDEILPYIEKVKKEYREEYTAEQRNNVEWLKKLFKEILLLEEKVREGNKAVDKYIVEREKQSLIEMGLEKLIKN; via the coding sequence ATGGAAGAATTATCAACAAAGGAATTTAATGTAATTTATAAAAAGTATTTTAAGGAATATTTTGACAAGCCATTAAAAAAAGATGGATACTATAAAAAAGGAACAATCACATTTTATAAAATAAATAAACTAATGATGATTGAAACAATAAATTTTCAAAGACATTATGATAGGTTAACAGTTAATTTTGGGGTAGCACCATTATGGTGTGGAGCATTAAAAGGAGCAATGACTATAGGAGGAAGAATTAATAAATTCTCAAAAGAGAAATCTCATTGGAGATACCAATGGTGGAATATAAGAAACGAAGAGGAAATAAAAAATAGTATGATAGAAATACTGGAATTAATTCAAAGTGGTTTATATAAATGGTTTACTGAAAATGATAATGAAGAAAATATAATGGAAAGTTTAAAAGAAGCATATTTTGATAAAATAAACGAATATATGTTTTTAGCAACAGCAATGGCAAAGTTTAAAAGATATGATGAAATATTACCATATATTGAAAAAGTAAAAAAAGAATATAGAGAAGAATATACTGCTGAACAAAGAAATAATGTAGAATGGTTAAAAAAACTTTTTAAAGAGATTCTATTGCTTGAAGAAAAAGTTAGAGAAGGAAATAAAGCAGTGGATAAATATATAGTTGAAAGAGAAAAGCAATCTTTAATAGAAATGGGATTAGAAAAATTAATTAAAAATTAG
- the fabD gene encoding ACP S-malonyltransferase, which yields MGKVAFVYPGQGTQYVGMGKELYENNKKAKELFDKIFNSLDINLKKVMFEGPEDLLKRTDYTQPAIVSLSLVLTELLKEKGIEPDYVAGHSVGEFAAFGGANYLSIEDAVKLVAARGRIMREVAEKVNGSMAAVLGMDAEKIKEVLKSVDGVVEAVNFNEPNQTVIAGSKEAVEKACVALKEAGAKRALPLAVSGPFHSSLMKEAGEQLKEEAQKYTFNIGKVKIVANTTAELLESDSEVKDEIYRQSFGPVKWVDTINKLKSLGVIKIYEIGAGKVLSGLIKKIDKEIEVENIELIKA from the coding sequence ATGGGAAAAGTTGCTTTTGTTTACCCAGGTCAAGGGACACAGTATGTTGGAATGGGTAAAGAATTATATGAAAATAATAAAAAAGCAAAAGAATTATTTGATAAAATATTTAATTCTTTGGATATTAATCTAAAAAAAGTTATGTTTGAAGGACCAGAAGATTTACTAAAAAGAACAGATTATACTCAACCTGCAATAGTTAGTTTAAGTTTAGTTTTAACTGAACTTTTAAAAGAAAAAGGAATAGAACCTGATTATGTTGCTGGGCATTCTGTTGGAGAGTTTGCAGCTTTTGGAGGAGCAAACTATCTTTCAATAGAAGATGCTGTGAAACTTGTTGCAGCAAGAGGAAGAATAATGAGAGAAGTTGCAGAAAAAGTAAATGGAAGTATGGCAGCTGTTCTTGGTATGGATGCTGAAAAAATAAAAGAAGTTTTAAAGTCAGTTGATGGAGTGGTTGAAGCAGTAAACTTTAATGAACCTAATCAAACAGTTATTGCTGGAAGCAAAGAAGCAGTTGAAAAGGCTTGTGTAGCTTTAAAAGAAGCAGGAGCTAAAAGAGCATTACCACTTGCAGTGTCTGGACCTTTCCATTCATCACTTATGAAAGAAGCAGGGGAACAATTAAAAGAAGAAGCTCAAAAATATACTTTTAATATAGGAAAAGTAAAGATAGTAGCAAATACAACTGCTGAACTTTTAGAAAGCGATAGTGAAGTTAAAGATGAAATTTATAGACAAAGTTTTGGACCTGTAAAATGGGTAGATACTATTAATAAATTAAAATCATTAGGTGTTATAAAAATTTATGAAATAGGGGCTGGAAAAGTTTTATCTGGACTTATCAAGAAAATTGACAAAGAAATAGAAGTAGAAAATATTGAATTAATTAAAGCATAA
- a CDS encoding phage head-tail adapter protein gives MKKILKNLKIGSFIGIYIFEEEIFSIGKILNISKDYLYLENYDINGEIIGIKIFLINSIRRIILSSKYINRLKEKNKDKGNIKINDFKSFNTFFSLIIKNKITILVKMVDGSSEASYLFSKKNNIFHFNFLNDSFEVNSDEVIYEDYIEEIQILSKIDIILEKKINKLKRIKMYNGKFYNGKVFYQDKKFILFERKEEFSTKSSFLIIPFEKVQEISESIEEKKFKKINIKKLITDKEMELYKILKIALRYNLLVSIDNSNFTETKIGKILDLQKEILKFKEMDENENFFQIIDINYSDIEILQIINFSN, from the coding sequence ATGAAAAAAATACTAAAAAATTTAAAAATTGGAAGTTTTATAGGGATATATATATTTGAAGAAGAAATTTTTTCAATAGGAAAAATATTGAATATTTCTAAAGATTATTTATATTTAGAAAACTATGATATAAATGGTGAAATTATAGGAATAAAGATTTTTTTAATTAATAGTATTAGAAGGATTATACTATCTTCAAAATATATAAATAGGCTAAAAGAAAAAAATAAAGATAAAGGTAATATAAAAATAAATGATTTTAAATCATTTAATACTTTTTTTTCATTAATTATAAAAAATAAAATTACAATTTTAGTCAAAATGGTAGATGGAAGTAGTGAAGCTTCATATCTATTTTCTAAAAAGAATAATATATTTCATTTTAATTTTTTAAATGATTCATTTGAAGTTAATTCAGATGAAGTAATCTATGAAGATTATATTGAAGAAATACAAATTTTATCAAAAATTGATATAATTCTTGAAAAAAAAATCAATAAATTAAAAAGAATAAAAATGTATAATGGAAAATTCTATAATGGAAAAGTTTTCTATCAGGATAAAAAATTTATTTTATTTGAAAGAAAAGAAGAATTTTCTACTAAATCATCTTTTTTAATTATACCATTTGAAAAAGTACAGGAAATTTCTGAAAGTATAGAAGAAAAAAAATTTAAAAAAATAAATATAAAAAAGTTAATAACTGATAAAGAAATGGAGCTTTATAAAATTTTAAAAATAGCATTAAGATATAATTTATTAGTATCAATTGACAATTCTAATTTCACTGAAACTAAAATAGGTAAGATATTAGATTTACAAAAGGAGATTTTAAAATTTAAAGAAATGGATGAAAATGAAAACTTTTTTCAAATTATAGATATCAATTATTCTGATATAGAAATATTACAAATAATAAATTTTAGTAACTAA
- the fabF gene encoding beta-ketoacyl-ACP synthase II, with the protein MKRVVVTGLGLISSLGIGLEESWKKLIAGETGIDLITSYDTTDQPVKIAGEVKGFEPTDYGIEKKEVKKLARNTQFALAATKMALEDANFKIDETNADDVGVLVSAGVGGIEIMEEQYKNMLEKGPKRISPFTIPAMIENMAAGNIAIYYGAKGPNKSIVTACASGTHSIGDGFDLIRHGRAKAMIVGGTEASITKFCINSFANMKALSTRNETPKTASRPFSKDRDGFVMGEGAGILILEELESALARGAKIYAEIVGYGETCDANHITAPIETGEGATKAMRAALKDANIPLEDVTYINAHGTSTPTNDIVETRAIKALFGDKAKDLYISSTKGATGHALGGAGGIEGVIITKAIADGIIPPTINLYETEEECDLNYVPNKAVKTDVKVAMSNSLGFGGHNSVIVMKKFEK; encoded by the coding sequence ATGAAAAGAGTTGTTGTAACAGGACTAGGCCTTATTTCTTCATTAGGAATAGGTTTAGAAGAAAGTTGGAAAAAACTTATAGCTGGAGAAACTGGAATAGATTTAATAACTTCTTATGATACAACAGATCAACCAGTTAAAATAGCTGGTGAAGTTAAAGGTTTTGAACCAACAGATTATGGAATAGAAAAAAAAGAAGTTAAAAAGTTAGCAAGAAATACTCAATTTGCGTTGGCAGCCACAAAGATGGCACTAGAAGATGCTAATTTTAAAATAGATGAAACTAATGCAGATGATGTAGGGGTTCTTGTGTCAGCTGGTGTTGGTGGAATAGAAATAATGGAAGAACAATATAAGAATATGTTAGAAAAAGGGCCTAAAAGAATATCTCCTTTTACAATTCCAGCTATGATAGAAAATATGGCAGCAGGAAATATAGCTATATATTATGGAGCAAAAGGACCTAATAAATCAATAGTTACTGCTTGTGCCTCAGGAACTCATTCAATAGGAGATGGTTTTGATTTAATTCGTCATGGTAGAGCAAAGGCTATGATAGTTGGAGGAACAGAAGCAAGTATAACTAAATTCTGTATAAATTCATTTGCTAATATGAAAGCTCTTTCAACTAGAAATGAAACTCCTAAAACAGCTTCAAGACCATTTTCAAAAGATAGAGATGGTTTTGTAATGGGAGAAGGAGCAGGAATCTTAATATTGGAAGAATTAGAAAGTGCTTTAGCAAGAGGAGCAAAAATATATGCAGAAATTGTAGGATATGGAGAAACTTGTGATGCAAATCATATCACTGCTCCAATAGAAACAGGAGAAGGAGCAACAAAAGCTATGAGAGCTGCATTAAAAGATGCAAATATTCCTCTTGAAGATGTAACATATATAAATGCTCATGGAACTTCAACTCCTACTAATGATATTGTAGAAACAAGAGCAATAAAGGCATTATTTGGTGATAAAGCAAAAGACTTATATATTTCTTCTACAAAGGGAGCAACTGGACATGCATTAGGTGGAGCTGGAGGAATTGAAGGTGTTATTATTACAAAAGCAATAGCAGATGGAATAATACCTCCTACAATCAATTTATATGAAACAGAAGAAGAATGTGATTTAAATTATGTTCCTAACAAAGCTGTAAAGACAGATGTAAAAGTAGCAATGTCTAACTCACTAGGTTTTGGAGGACATAACTCAGTTATTGTTATGAAAAAATTTGAAAAATAA
- the acpP gene encoding acyl carrier protein, translated as MLDKVKEIIVEQLGVDADQIKPESNFVDDLGADSLDTVELIMSFEEEFGVEIPDTEAEKIKTVQDVINYIEAHKK; from the coding sequence ATGTTAGATAAAGTAAAAGAAATTATAGTTGAACAATTAGGAGTGGATGCTGATCAAATAAAACCTGAATCAAATTTTGTAGATGATTTAGGAGCAGATTCTTTAGATACTGTTGAATTAATAATGTCTTTTGAAGAAGAATTTGGAGTAGAAATTCCAGATACAGAAGCAGAAAAAATTAAAACTGTACAAGATGTTATAAACTACATAGAAGCACATAAGAAATAA